AGGTTGATACGGGCGTCAGGCACGCGCTATTATTACTATTAGTATAAGTATGATTCTGACGATTATTCTGATTACAGCTAGTATGTAGAATGTTtatcaaacacaacaaaacatacAACGGGTTTTAAACTATTGATTCATTCATTGGACACCGTAAACAACGAGCGATGCCCGCAAAGTACGGGTGTGCTCGAAAGGCGGAACGCAGGATGCGACCGAGCGAACTGGCAGGTGAGGAGGAATTTGAGAGAAAATCTGtatatttatttgaaaataaaacaaaacatacaaaccACAATGCCCTTACTTGTAAACCTGCAGGGCTCGCCTGTCCCCGTTTGTACAAAAGACTGAAAGAAATAGAATGCTTTGATTATTTGTAtgcattatttttgtttttaattaactgGCTGAGTGAAAAGGtaataattatttttggtttaaatttttcaaCATGATCTTCATGGTAGCCGAAAAATAATGCTTGATCAACATAAAAATGGGTTGTTTAGATGTTATCAAACTAACAACAGAAAATTGATATGCAAACGTGCAAGAGGAAGTAACAGTAGTAGCGTCATTTATTTGCTAGCATGTGAGGTTGTTACGTCAAATGTTgatattattgtttttatttattacttCAGTTCTCCTTTTAACACGACTTAgagatggagacgcatggtacctcgtggaggcgcatggtatttCGTAAAAAAACACGCTCCAATAATGTATTGGTTTCGAAGGTTTTTGCTGAAGGCAAAATAGCATCATgaaacaccaacagcagctcgtCAAATCCATCCGTCTGCTACACAAACATGAGCAACGGCGTACTAAAACAAGTGTTTACCGATATGTTCCGATGGTGTTTGGGTAAAGGGAGTgaacgagcgagtgagcaagcaagcaataaATTCCCGAATAAACAATTAGCCCTCACCTCGGGCTGCCGATCCATCCATGCATGCCGGCGAGAAAATCAATCGCCGCTTATCGACACATCGACGCTCgctattgctattgctattgctattgGGAATTGGAGGGCCTCTCTGTGATTGAATGGCCATTCGTATATATTGCAGGCGTGATGCGGTCAGATAATTATTGCTACATTGCCACGCATGGTCCCTGGGGCAGGTAATGGTAGCCGAGGGGTAGTCATAAACCATACCTGCTCATCAGTTTACCGGTTCGCGCTTCCGGAATCGTAACAGCGTTAGTCAGGAGAACCAAATGTAACCGGTTGGTCTGCAAGGAGGACGTTTGGCGTAGAGCAGCTCAACGAGTTGCATATTCAAATCGAATGCATGGTTGATGCATTGCTGCTCTTTGCGGTTGTCGACAGTGTCCTTCAGCTATATAGAGAGATAcgttaacacacacacggacacgcgcaCGCAACCATACATGGACGATATTGGCCCGGTtcagatcgatcgaatgcGCCAGATTGCAAAGTTTGATCTGAGTGAGGTAAGTAAACGAAAGGGGCCAATGCACCACGCACCCTTCATCCGCGGTGCGGTGAGTACTTTGCACTCCGATTAAGCTCTCTCGATGGGCCCTGAAACGAGAGTGTATCGTTAATCAGTGTTGCACTTACGGTCCCGTAGAACTGCGCTTCATGGTTTGCTGCTTTGGTGAAAATCGGTTCCTGACAGTTAATGAAAGGGAGTTCCCATTGGTTTGGcttcgttgtgttgtgtgttgtgtgaagtGAAAGTGAACCATCTGTGTCTGTCGTTATTGTCTTTCCTTTTGTGCAAAACTGCGATAGTTTTATGAATTTGATTGAATAAGGAGTATgttatttgtttgaaaacaaagAATCGTTAGTAAATCAAGGGCAATAGTTTTGATTGTCCTAGGTGTGCGATCGTGTTTATGCGTTACACAGTCTTTCCATAACAAAACGATAAATGAAATAACGTTCGTACATCAACAATATTAAGTCATATTATGAACACATAGGTATAATAAtagcaacaaacgaaaaagttTTATGCCAGATGCTACCTTTTTAGTGgcaaaaaccattattttgcaAAAAGAATGGAGTTCTTGTGTTAATATTACTAACGAAAAAGATTAAAAGAGCATCCTATCGTAGAAAAATTTCCACTTTGTGtggataatattttttttagttgaTATATTACGGGCGTGGACGTATTTATGTGTGGATAATATAGAAGTGATGAAAAGTTAAAATGGATGTGCGAAGTAAAGAAATGAGTCATATAGAGTAGAAAAAAATGGATGCTCAACTGTAATACAAGCCACagcaataataatttaaattttaaagatttcaaactcatcGTTAAGAAATCAAAAGGCTAATTGCGCACCTAGTATAAATTTTCGTTTCAAACACCTGATAAAGCTTCTTTTGTTAGTTGTTTCCTCATTATTAAGACGGACTGTAGTGTTGAACCATCATATAATCACTGTAGAAATCGTTTAATCGATCATCGTTTGGAAAGCATAATTTTGTGGAAGTAAAAATGAAAGACATCATTCAAGGTGGCCTGCAATCGCTCAACAACTTCTTCCAGCAGCTTGATCCGGGCTGCTCGTTTCCATCGGTAACAGCCTTGCAGACCCCTAATGCACCGCCCCGCACCCTTTGTGCTCCAGCAAAAATACAGAACTAATGTCGCCGTCGTTCGTAATTCATTTTCCCAGATGGACTTCACTGTGTACGATTATCCGCGCGAAATCTGGCGCATTCTGCCAACCTGGGAGGTGACACTGAAGACGATCACCTTTCTGCCGGTGATCATGTTCGGGCTGCTCGGCAACGCCATCCTGTGCTACATCATCGCGCAGATGCGTGCGCTGCGGACGCCGACCAATCTACTGATCGCGAACCTGGCCGTCACCGATCTGGCAACCGTGCTCGTCTGTCCGCTGATGTTTATGTTTCACGATTTCTACCAAAACTACGTTCTAGGAGCGATCGGGTGTAAGCTGGAGGGGTTTCTCGAAGGTAGGAAGATGTCCGTGTTCGGGAATCATGCTATTGCTTCTTACACATTTTGTTACATtgtatttgttgttgtaatgAGAGCATTTGGTTTCAACTATTTTGCTCCATCGAACTGGCAGGATCGCTGCTCATCACATCGGTACTGTGCCTGTGCGCGATCAGCTACGATCGGTTGACGGCGATTGTGTTCCCAAAGCGATCGCGGCTTTCGAAACGAGGTGCCTGGGTGCTGATCGCCGTCTCGTGGATCTGTGGGCTACTGCTTGCCCTGCCGCTCAGCATGTACCGTGCGTACCGGGAGCGTCAGTGGAAGAACTACCTCGAGACGTACTGTGCCGAAAACACGACCTTCCTGCCAAGCTACTGGCACGTGCTGATCGGTGTGCTCGTCTGGTTTCCTCTTCTCGTCATGTtttgctgctacagctgcaTCTTCCTGAAGCTCGACCGCTACGAACGGCGCGTCCTGCGCAAGGAGCACCCGATCTCGGTGTCGTACAAACGCAAGGTCGCCAAGACGCTGTTCATCGTGCtgatcgtgttcgtgttgctCCGCATACCCTTTACGACGCTGGTCTTTATCCGCTACCAGCGTTACCTTAACGATAACCAGAATCAGGTAGTGACCGACCTCAGAGGTCGTATGGCTTTCGATTTACTTATGATCCATCCATCTGCAGATTGGAAGTGACTTCCTGATCCTGTGGTACGTCTCACACTATCTGATGTTCCTGAATGCGGCCCTCAATCCCCTCATCTATGGTCTGACGAACGAAAACTTCCGTAAGGCATTCCGTAAGATTCCGCTCTCGCGACTGCTCTGCATTCCAGCGTTGGCTCGACCGAGAAGGAAAGGTAAGCAATCGCCGAAAAACGGTGAAGAGggaccgatcggtggtgctaTGGGTAGGTTGCAACCGAGAGCCCCGTGCGGCAATGAGAAACTGGCCAACTTGTCCGGATGGCTCGTGTGTCCGGTGCACGAGCAGCCCGACAATCAACCCACAAGCCCCTCTAAGGGTACGAACATTTCGCACCTGAAGCTGACGACGGAGGATGGGGTTTCTGGTGGACAGAGGAGTACCACACCAGAGGGCAAGTTTGCTCACAACGCAATGGTCGGCTCGGAAGGGTACATGTAGCAAGCGGAGCGTTTGTGCTTCCACAATTTATATACATTTTGACGGTAATAAATATCCACATGGTGAACATCGAACTGTAAAACCTCTCCTAGTTTCAGTAATCctaaaaaatattcaacatCGTCATTGTACctataataaataaacacaaGCTCATTGCTTttgaatgattgattgaaatactaaatattatttacaaaacaagATCGCCAAAATAATTCTTGTATAAGTAATGTAACAAAGTCACACAATTATGTAAAATGCATAAATCTATTATGTATGTTTACAGCCGATAACAAACTAATACAAAGAAACAGATAGCAATGTCGATTAGATTGCTGAACCGACGTACGGTTAACATTTCTCGCCCACAGTCTCTCGAGTATATCATGTGTTTCGATTGTTGAAGTGTAATACCGGTCTACGTCCGGTTGTATCGTTCCATGATAAATCAAAGAAGGCTTTGATGGTGCCTGTCTATCAAATGTGATGAACTTGTGCGCGGTTATATCTTCTAAACGAAGATAGTTAGTCCACCTGCAGCTGACGGAAGGATCCCTCCATCCCGAACATGGACTCGGCCGTTTTTGGCCGTCCGACACGCTTCCGCTCGTCCGTCCCATACTGATCCTCCTCGAGGAAGTACTGACGATAGGcgagcagcttcttctccCACGTGGCACTGATTTCCTTCAGGGAGGTACCCTCACCACCGTACTCCTTCGGTAGTAATCGCTTCGGAACATGCTCGTACAGGGACTCCATATTGCTACCGTGCACGTACAGCTGCGTTGAAATGAGAAGAGTTATATCGCCGTTTACCATCAAGCTATCAGGAGTTACCGGCATGGTACTTACTCTCGATCGGTTCTTCTCACTCATGAAGCTTTTGAACATATTGAAGACCAGCTCGAACCCGCTCGGTGTGTTGATGTAGTGGAAACCCTTCTGGCGCAACGGAGAACCCTCCTggctcatcatcgtcatcttcttcaCGAAGGTCGGCGTGAACTGGAGAAAATGGGCCGGCGTGACGTTGGCCAGGTCAAGGATGCCGATCTATAAGCGAACCGCGAGTTGAAATTAACGATGGTGATTGCTGAGGTGACTTTTCTTTATAGCCTAAATACAACATTCATTCAACGATCTACAAGAGAttaattggtttttttgtACAGTGTCAATTGGAGCATTTTCTAATCGCATTAGTATTTACATTTAGAGCATAAAGATGgattaataaaataaaaatctttGCAATTTTCATGAGCGAGAATATAAGTAGAACAGGAAAATTAGTTGAAGCCATCTAATACGTGTTTTTGTCATACAATACTGTGTCGGAACCTTCCCGCTTTTCATTAATTCTTTCATGAGCACAAGTAACAGTCACGTAGGTTATCGAGAACCTTCTCCAAAGCCcgctttcattttccactaACACGTTAATGCATTCGGACGGAATGCCTTGAGTGCCGGTCAAAACATGCGCGGACACGATAAGCAGACACCACCACACGTGACGGTATCACTTACACCCAAACAATCACAGCACTCTTATCGAGACTAGACGGGAATTACGCAAACACAATGTCATGGCACCCCTTGGCCCACTGGAGTcgaatcacacaaacacaggaaTGCGCTGACGAGGGGGAGGCGAATCATTCATGGAATCAAGTAGGGGTGTTGCGAACGTGATGTCACTCACGACCCCCGCCGGTTATCACAATGTCGTACTCACCTGGCCACCGATAACCATGTTGTCGTCTTCAAGCATCATGACGTCATTAAACATGGTGCTGACCTTGATCACCTCCTCGATGCGGTGCTGCTTAGGATCATAGACACCGGGCCGTATGAGCATGATCCGCGGAGCATCCTCACCATTCGTCTGCGGCAACGGCAATCCCACTCCGAGCCGTATAATTTCCAGTGTGCGAGGCTCCTCCGGATCACGATTTTTCATCAGTTCCGGAATGGCCGTTCGGACGCTGTAGAACATGTCGATCTTTTCTTTGGCACGCTCAAGACTGTACTTGCAGCCGCGCAGGAACGTCACCAGGAACTGGTCGTCGATGCGGGCGCGTATATGTGGCGATCGGGCTAACCATTGTCGAATCGCGACTAGATCCTCCTcaatccggtccggtttttcgTTAAGTTCGCGCGCCGCCTTTTCCGTTAGCGCCTCCGGCAGAGGCCTTAAATTGATAACCATATCGTACGTCGTATCCCGTTACCGAACACGGGAACAACCTTCCAAGTGTAGATACCGAGCACGACTGACGGAGTGGATTGCTAGTACAACGAACCAAACCAGAGACCGCATACTGATGATTTGCCGTTCTTCTTCCTGGTATAGTACCTCGGCTGCACCACACTAAACGCCCGATAAGATTTGCTAAAGGCCAACGTATCATAACTAGCCACAACGTAGATACTCCTCGCAGACAGCAAGTTCGCCTCCTCACTCTGGTTTGGGTAACACGCAGCGGTAGCTTGCGCCGTCTCTGTCAACATGGTTTGCTGGTGATTAGTGTGTCTCGTAAGGGTCTGTGGCAACAGGTGCGTCTGATTGGttgcgttcggttcggctttCGAACTGTGGATTGATGGTACGGGCTAGCCGAACGCTTATCTTATCTGGAACACAATGAACCAGCGAGTTCGCATTTTGCCCCATCATGCCACGTTACGTTACGAAGCTTTTGTATGCGAAAACAAATGGGATTTCCAACGAACTGTGTGTGGCAGCGGTTTATCAAGCGCCATGAGCTTGAGTCTTGAGGACTTTGAGTTTGCTTAACGAGCgaatacaaaacataaatgatgATCCAGGCTTCTACAGACAAATCTTTAGATCCTAGTAGACTGTCTCGACATATTTGTGAATTCGAAGAGGTGCGTTAAAGTGTACAGAACACAACCAGCCACTAGTACACCGTAGACGACTAGAGTTGGATTTGGAAATTTCAAACGAgataaaaaaaccaaaaattttATCTCGAGTCTACTGCAGAACATTCTCTACAATCACTTTATGACCCATTCAACCCGAGTATGGCTTTATTTGAACATTCGTTGTCTATTCTTCATCCTTGCCATCTGCCATTCGGCGAAGCTCAATCAACTTCCAGCTTTCGGAAGGAACCTTCCAGCCCGAACAGGGTATCGGCATTCTTTGGTCGTCCCGGGCGCTTCTTCTCGTCCGTACCATAGTTGTCCTCTTCCTTGAAGTACTCCTTATAGCTGAGCATCTTCTTGGCCCAAGCGTCAACGATGTCCTGAATTGGGCCAGCATCTCCGCCGTACTCAGTCGGCAGCATGCTCTTTGGAATGTGCTCGTACAACGAGTCCAGATTGCTCCCGTGCACGTACAACTACGGTAAGAAAGAGTGAGTTAGTGATGTATCTCCGCATAATTCACTCTGCACATTACTAACCCGCGAACGGTTCTTTTCGTTCAGGAAGTTCTTGAACATGTTgtacaccagctcgaaccCACTCGGTGTGTTAACGTAGTGGAAACCCTTCTGACGCAACGGTGAACCTTCCTGACTCCACATGGTAGCTTTCTTCACGAACGATGGGCTAAACTGCAAGAAGTGTGCCATAGATGCTCCGGAAAGATCCAGAATTCCCatctaaaaaaaattgatAGCCTCGGTAAGATGCTCAAATTTCCGGATTGATGCATACAGTTACTTGTACTGCATTACCTGTCCGGCTACAATCAGATTATCGTCTTCCTTCATCATAATATCGGCCATCATGGTGTTGTAGCGGAACACCTCCTGAATGGTATACTTGGTGGGATCATACGTTCCAGGACGTATAAGAATTATCCTCGGACCATCTGGTGTGACCGTGTTCGGTAGCGGTATCGCCGTGCCAAGCTTTATCAGCTCTTTAATCTTTGCCTCCTCCGGATCACGGTTGCGCATCAGCTCGGGCAATGCCGTTCGGATAGTGTAGTACATATCCAGCttctccttcgctcgctccaGGCTGTGTTTGGAGCCGCGCAGGAACATCATCAGAAACTGGTCATCGGTGCGGGCCTTAATGTGCGGACACTTGGATAGCCACGTCCGCAGCGCTGCCAAATCTTCGTCCAGACGTTCCGGTTTCTCGAACAGCTCGTCCGCGGCCTTCTTGGCCAGCTCGGCCGACAGTGGTCTAATGTTCGGCATTATCGAAGATCAAGATAAACTGCAATAGGAAAGGGTACAAAAGATAGAGATAGTGAAAATCAAATCGATTACATgcgcttccctctctctctctctctctctctctctctttctctctctctctctctctctctgaaggTTTGTCACCCTATCACGACAGCCAGTATCATGAAGGCGAAACTTGCGAACTGAACACGTATGCAAATTATCGGACAAATCACAATCGTTCTGATATGGCACTCAGCCCACTCCACGCTTATcgtacctttttttcttccttcccttcctgcttctgctcgttCTCGCCAATGAGCTAAGGACACCGGTAGCGATCCAATGGACACACTATTTGGCAAACGACCGCCCTGCGGTATGGTGGGTTCCGTACTGTTGAGCCCGCGCATATCGAGAGTTACCTTTGGCTACTAAGGTTTCCATTCGTTGCGGTTCCACCGATGATCGACTTGCCGGTAAAAGGCTTTTTTGTTATCGATCCGCCATAGCTGGACCTGGGTTGCGATTAATTTATTGATCTTGAACCAGGGCTTCGTCGATAAGATAACTCCGCACCTTTTACGTTTACGAGCCTTTTGCAGTGTTTTTGGATTGTGCTTCCCAACCCACGAAATGGGGTGCCGTGTTTGCCGATAATACCGAATTTTGCGTGGTCATCCACCTGGCTCCAACAATAGAGCACACGAGAATTTGGCAACGACGATTGCGGCTTGTAAGGAAAACGGTAGTGTAAATGCTGAGTTAAGCGACATTTCCTATGTTGTTTACCTGATAGTTTTCGAAGGTTTTTGATTACTGGTTTGATGCCTGAATGTGTATGAGGTTGATGTTGGTGAGCTTAACGGATGCTGAAATAAATGTGTATGATGTTGTTTCGTAAGTAattacgttttttttaaattgaaattaaatatcaTTATTGAAATACTGAAAACGAACATTAATCaattaacatttcatttgttACTGCGAAGCTCAATCGACTTCCAGCTTCCGGAAGGAACCTTCCAGCCCGAACAGGGTATCGGCATTCTTTGGTCGTCCCGGGCGCTTCTTCTCGTCCGTACCATAGTTGTCTTCTTCCTTGAAGTACTCCTTATAGCTGAGCATCTTCTTGGCCCAAGCATCAACGATGTCCTGAATTGGGCCAGCATCTCCGCCGTACTCAGTCGGCAGCATGCTTTTTGGAATGTGCTCGTACAACGTGTCCAGATTGCTCCCGTGCACGTACAACTACGGTAAGAAAGAGTGATTTAGTGTTGCACCTCCGCATAGTTCACTCTGCACATTACTAACCCGCGAACGGTTCTTTTCGTTCAGGAAGTTCTTGAACATGTTGTACACCAGCTCAAACCCACTCGGTGTGTTCACGTAGTGGAAACCCTTCTGACGCAACGGTGAGCCTTCCTGACTCCACATGGTAGCCTTCTTCACGAACGAAGGACTAATCTGCAGGAAGTGTGCCATAGATGCCCCGGAAAGATCCAGAATTCCCAGCTGAAAAGTAACGATTGCTTCAGTAAGCTGTTTGACAGAGGCCTTCAGCTGTTCTCACTACATTACCTGTCCGGCTACGATTAGATTATCGTCTTCCTTCATCATAATATCGGCCATCATGGTGTTGTAGCGGAACACCTCCTGAA
This sequence is a window from Anopheles darlingi chromosome 3, idAnoDarlMG_H_01, whole genome shotgun sequence. Protein-coding genes within it:
- the LOC125953493 gene encoding retinol-binding protein pinta-like translates to MVINLRPLPEALTEKAARELNEKPDRIEEDLVAIRQWLARSPHIRARIDDQFLVTFLRGCKYSLERAKEKIDMFYSVRTAIPELMKNRDPEEPRTLEIIRLGVGLPLPQTNGEDAPRIMLIRPGVYDPKQHRIEEVIKVSTMFNDVMMLEDDNMVIGGQIGILDLANVTPAHFLQFTPTFVKKMTMMSQEGSPLRQKGFHYINTPSGFELVFNMFKSFMSEKNRSRLYVHGSNMESLYEHVPKRLLPKEYGGEGTSLKEISATWEKKLLAYRQYFLEEDQYGTDERKRVGRPKTAESMFGMEGSFRQLQVD
- the LOC125953495 gene encoding retinol-binding protein pinta-like; amino-acid sequence: MPNIRPLSAELAKKAADELFEKPERLDEDLAALRTWLSKCPHIKARTDDQFLMMFLRGSKHSLERAKEKLDMYYAIRTAAPELMRNRDPEDAKVQELIRLGSAIPLPNTVTPDGPRIVLMRPGVNDPTKYTIQEVFRYNTMMADIMMKEDDNLIVAGQLGILDLSGASMAHFLQISPSFVKKATMWSQEGSPLRQKGFHYVNTPSGFELVYNMFKNFLNEKNRSRLYVHGSNLDTLYEHIPKSMLPTEYGGDAGPIQDIVDAWAKKMLSYKEYFKEEDNYGTDEKKRPGRPKNADTLFGLEGSFRKLEVD
- the LOC125953454 gene encoding neuropeptide FF receptor 2-like produces the protein MKDIIQGGLQSLNNFFQQLDPGCSFPSMDFTVYDYPREIWRILPTWEVTLKTITFLPVIMFGLLGNAILCYIIAQMRALRTPTNLLIANLAVTDLATVLVCPLMFMFHDFYQNYVLGAIGCKLEGFLEGSLLITSVLCLCAISYDRLTAIVFPKRSRLSKRGAWVLIAVSWICGLLLALPLSMYRAYRERQWKNYLETYCAENTTFLPSYWHVLIGVLVWFPLLVMFCCYSCIFLKLDRYERRVLRKEHPISVSYKRKVAKTLFIVLIVFVLLRIPFTTLVFIRYQRYLNDNQNQIGSDFLILWYVSHYLMFLNAALNPLIYGLTNENFRKAFRKIPLSRLLCIPALARPRRKGKQSPKNGEEGPIGGAMGRLQPRAPCGNEKLANLSGWLVCPVHEQPDNQPTSPSKGTNISHLKLTTEDGVSGGQRSTTPEGKFAHNAMVGSEGYM
- the LOC125953497 gene encoding alpha-tocopherol transfer protein-like gives rise to the protein MPNIRPLSAELAKKAADELFEKPERLDEDLAALRTWLSKCPHIKARTDDQFLMMFLRGSKHSLERAKEKLDMYYTIRTALPELMRNRDPEEAKIKELIKLGTAIPLPNTVTPDGPRIILIRPGTYDPTKYTIQEVFRYNTMMADIMMKEDDNLIVAGQMGILDLSGASMAHFLQFSPSFVKKATMWSQEGSPLRQKGFHYVNTPSGFELVYNMFKNFLNEKNRSRLYVHGSNLDSLYEHIPKSMLPTEYGGDAGPIQDIVDAWAKKMLSYKEYFKEEDNYGTDEKKRPGRPKNADTLFGLEGSFRKLEVD